One segment of Streptomyces sp. NBC_01463 DNA contains the following:
- a CDS encoding caspase family protein: MRALVVGVESYEAGSAWNLDGPVRDALGYARWLRELGVGDDSLTLLLSPLEHNRRLADECGLPCRPADRNTVHQVLTRELANERSDWLFVVWSGHGLIDADRNRRLLYSDAHHRDLRCLDVEAVLAMFRSDGAPGHPRQLWLFDACQTYADPATTAGVLRPDPIPRWTERRQADQHVLFACGPGEATRNGMNAGVFSTEALRLLHEHPDWRLSPRPLADALRGRFGTTTSLWFEGDGEARRTAVQHKVPGRKLDLSDKRRLRDALAAVGVMRQPESRSQVIALLPPEIAGSVARSGVMLLEILDLVETCLAFGDGLTHLWSAVSLADPGTTALDDLLEVFRAYPEWFTPPALDMN; this comes from the coding sequence ATGCGGGCACTCGTGGTCGGGGTGGAGTCCTACGAGGCGGGATCGGCCTGGAACCTCGACGGGCCGGTACGTGACGCGCTGGGGTACGCGCGGTGGCTGCGTGAACTCGGGGTGGGCGACGACTCGCTGACGCTCCTCCTCTCGCCCCTGGAGCACAACCGGCGGCTCGCCGACGAGTGCGGTCTGCCCTGTCGTCCGGCCGACCGGAACACCGTGCACCAGGTGCTGACCCGGGAGCTGGCGAACGAGCGCAGCGACTGGCTGTTCGTCGTCTGGTCGGGGCACGGTCTCATCGACGCCGACCGTAACCGCAGGCTGCTCTACTCGGATGCGCACCACCGGGACCTGCGCTGCCTGGACGTCGAGGCCGTGCTCGCCATGTTCCGCTCCGACGGGGCCCCGGGGCATCCGCGCCAGCTCTGGCTGTTCGACGCCTGCCAGACGTACGCGGACCCGGCGACGACGGCGGGAGTCCTGCGGCCGGACCCCATACCCCGCTGGACCGAGCGCCGTCAGGCGGACCAGCACGTGCTGTTCGCCTGCGGTCCGGGGGAAGCCACGCGCAATGGAATGAACGCCGGGGTGTTCAGCACGGAGGCTCTGCGGCTGCTGCACGAGCACCCCGACTGGCGGCTGTCGCCCCGGCCGCTGGCCGACGCGCTGCGCGGCCGCTTCGGGACGACGACCTCGCTCTGGTTCGAAGGGGACGGGGAGGCCAGGAGGACTGCCGTCCAGCACAAGGTGCCGGGGCGGAAACTCGATCTGTCCGACAAACGCCGTCTGCGGGACGCGCTGGCAGCCGTGGGGGTCATGCGACAGCCGGAGTCCCGGAGCCAGGTCATCGCCTTGCTGCCGCCCGAGATCGCGGGAAGTGTCGCCCGGTCGGGAGTCATGCTCCTGGAGATCCTGGACCTCGTCGAAACCTGTCTGGCATTCGGTGACGGATTGACGCACTTGTGGTCGGCGGTGTCCCTGGCCGATCCCGGGACGACGGCGCTCGATGATCTGCTGGAGGTCTTCCGGGCATATCCGGAGTGGTTTACTCCACCTGCTCTGGACATGAATTGA
- a CDS encoding L-serine ammonia-lyase gives MAISVFDLFSIGIGPSSSHTVGPMRAARMFARRLKNEGLLAHTVSIRAELFGSLGATGHGHGTPKAVLLGLEGESPRTVDVETADDRVEAIRSNGRINLLGMHEIAFDADKQLVLHRRKRLPYHANGMTVFAYDHEGAPLLEKTYYSVGGGFVVDEDAVGEDRIVPDDTALRHPFRTGDELLRLARDTGLSISSLMLENERAWRTEDEIRSGLLDIWRAMQACVSRGMSREGILPGGLKVRRRAANTARQLRAEGDPQTHAMEWITLYAMAVNEENAAGGRVVTAPTNGAAGIIPAVLHYYMNFAAGGATEAEKDDSIVRFLLAAGAIGMLFKENASISGAEVGCQGEVGSACSMAAGALAEVLGGTPEQVENAAEIGMEHNLGLTCDPVGGLVQIPCIERNGMAAVKAVTAAKMALRGDGSHKVSLDKVIKTMKETGADMSVKYKETARGGLAVNIIEC, from the coding sequence GTGGCCATCTCGGTCTTCGACCTGTTCTCGATCGGCATCGGCCCGTCCAGCTCCCATACGGTCGGCCCCATGCGCGCGGCCCGTATGTTCGCGCGCCGGCTGAAGAACGAGGGCCTGCTCGCCCACACCGTCTCGATACGCGCCGAACTCTTCGGCTCGCTCGGCGCCACCGGCCACGGCCACGGCACCCCCAAGGCCGTCCTGCTCGGCCTGGAGGGCGAGTCCCCCCGTACCGTCGACGTCGAGACGGCCGACGACCGGGTCGAGGCGATCCGCTCCAACGGCCGGATCAACCTCCTCGGCATGCACGAGATCGCCTTCGACGCCGACAAGCAGCTGGTCCTGCACCGCCGCAAGCGGCTGCCGTACCACGCCAACGGCATGACCGTCTTCGCGTACGACCACGAGGGCGCCCCGCTCCTGGAGAAGACGTACTACTCGGTCGGCGGCGGCTTCGTCGTGGACGAGGACGCGGTGGGCGAGGACCGGATCGTCCCCGACGACACGGCGCTCAGGCACCCCTTCCGCACCGGCGACGAGCTGCTGCGCCTCGCCCGGGACACCGGCCTCTCGATCTCCTCCCTGATGCTGGAGAACGAGCGCGCCTGGCGCACCGAGGACGAGATCCGCTCCGGCCTGCTCGACATCTGGCGCGCCATGCAGGCGTGCGTGTCCCGCGGCATGTCCCGCGAGGGCATCCTGCCCGGCGGCCTCAAGGTCCGCCGCCGCGCCGCGAACACCGCCCGCCAGCTGCGCGCCGAGGGCGACCCGCAGACCCACGCGATGGAGTGGATCACCCTCTACGCGATGGCGGTCAACGAGGAGAACGCCGCCGGTGGCCGGGTCGTCACCGCCCCGACGAACGGCGCGGCCGGCATCATCCCGGCGGTGCTGCACTACTACATGAACTTCGCGGCCGGCGGCGCCACCGAGGCGGAGAAGGACGACAGCATCGTCCGCTTCCTGCTGGCCGCCGGAGCCATCGGCATGCTCTTCAAGGAGAACGCCTCGATCTCCGGCGCCGAGGTCGGCTGCCAGGGCGAGGTCGGCTCCGCCTGCTCCATGGCCGCCGGCGCCCTCGCCGAGGTCCTGGGCGGCACCCCCGAGCAGGTCGAGAACGCCGCCGAGATCGGCATGGAGCACAACCTCGGCCTGACCTGCGACCCGGTCGGCGGCCTCGTCCAGATCCCGTGCATCGAGCGCAACGGCATGGCGGCGGTCAAGGCCGTCACGGCGGCGAAGATGGCGCTGCGCGGCGACGGCAGCCACAAGGTCTCCCTCGACAAGGTCATCAAGACCATGAAGGAGACCGGCGCCGACATGAGCGTCAAGTACAAGGAGACGGCGCGGGGCGGGCTCGCGGTGAACATCATCGAGTGCTGA
- a CDS encoding alpha/beta hydrolase, producing the protein MSQQPDRAPGLTHRVVPSPAGRVHLVEQGTGPLVLLVHGFPESWFSWRRQLPALAAAGYRAVAVDVRGYGRSSRPADVAAYRMLELVEDNVAVVEALGESGAVIVGHDWGATIAANSALVRPDVFRAVGLLSVPYAPRGGPRPSEVFARMGGDEEFYVSRFQEAGRAEAEIEPDVRGWLAGFYAALSADTMPAPEAPDPHFAARGGTLRERFPAARPGWLGDEELDYYAGEFERTGLSGALNRYRSMDRDWEDLAEFDGAPVTQPSLFIGGSLDASTTWLAEAIAAYPATLPGLLSSHILDGCGHWIQQERPDEVNRILTDWLGSLPG; encoded by the coding sequence ATGTCGCAGCAGCCCGACCGCGCCCCCGGCCTCACACACCGTGTGGTGCCCTCGCCCGCCGGCCGCGTCCACCTGGTCGAACAGGGCACGGGGCCGCTGGTGCTGCTGGTGCACGGATTCCCCGAGTCCTGGTTCTCCTGGCGCCGGCAGCTCCCGGCGCTGGCCGCCGCCGGCTACCGGGCGGTCGCCGTGGACGTGCGCGGTTACGGCCGCTCCTCCCGGCCCGCGGACGTCGCCGCGTACCGGATGCTCGAACTGGTCGAGGACAACGTCGCCGTGGTGGAGGCGCTCGGCGAGAGCGGTGCGGTGATCGTCGGGCACGACTGGGGTGCGACGATCGCGGCGAACTCCGCCCTGGTGCGGCCGGACGTCTTCCGGGCGGTCGGGCTGCTCAGCGTGCCGTACGCCCCGCGCGGCGGTCCCCGGCCCAGCGAGGTCTTCGCGCGGATGGGCGGGGACGAGGAGTTCTACGTCTCCCGGTTCCAGGAGGCCGGCCGGGCGGAGGCGGAGATCGAGCCGGACGTCCGCGGCTGGCTCGCGGGCTTCTACGCCGCGCTCTCCGCCGACACCATGCCCGCACCCGAGGCCCCGGACCCGCACTTCGCCGCCCGTGGCGGGACCCTGCGCGAGCGGTTCCCCGCGGCCCGGCCCGGCTGGCTCGGCGATGAGGAACTCGACTACTACGCAGGCGAGTTCGAGCGTACGGGCCTGAGCGGCGCGCTCAACCGGTACCGCAGCATGGACCGGGACTGGGAGGATCTGGCGGAGTTCGACGGAGCGCCCGTCACCCAGCCCTCGCTCTTCATCGGCGGCTCCCTGGACGCGTCCACCACCTGGCTGGCCGAGGCGATCGCCGCCTATCCCGCGACGCTGCCCGGCCTGCTCTCCTCGCACATCCTGGACGGCTGCGGCCACTGGATCCAGCAGGAGCGGCCCGACGAGGTCAACCGGATCCTGACGGACTGGCTCGGGTCGCTGCCGGGCTGA
- a CDS encoding serine hydroxymethyltransferase yields MSLLDSSLHELDPDVAAAVDAELHRQQSTLEMIASENFAPVAVMEAQGSVLTNKYAEGYPGRRYYGGCEHVDVVEQIAIDRIKALFGAEAANVQPHSGAQANAAAMFALLKPGDTIMGLNLAHGGHLTHGMKINFSGKLYNVVPYHVDDTGVVDMAEVERLAKESKPKLIVAGWSAYPRQLDFAAFRRIADEVGAYLMVDMAHFAGLVAAGLHPNPVPHAHVVTTTTHKTLGGPRGGVILSTQELAKKINSAVFPGQQGGPLEHVIAAKAVSFKIAAGEEFKERQQRTLDGARILAERLVQPDVTEVGVSVLSGGTDVHLVLVDLRNSELDGQQAEDRLHELGITVNRNAIPNDPRPPMVTSGLRIGTPALATRGFQAEDFTEVAEIIASALKPSYDADDLKDRVVALAEKFPLYPGLK; encoded by the coding sequence ATGTCGCTTCTCGATTCCTCCCTCCACGAGCTGGACCCGGACGTCGCCGCCGCTGTCGACGCCGAGCTCCACCGTCAGCAGTCCACCCTCGAGATGATCGCCTCGGAGAACTTCGCTCCGGTCGCGGTCATGGAGGCCCAGGGCTCCGTCCTGACCAACAAGTACGCCGAGGGCTACCCCGGCCGCCGCTACTACGGCGGCTGCGAGCACGTCGACGTGGTCGAGCAGATCGCGATCGACCGCATCAAGGCGCTCTTCGGCGCCGAGGCCGCGAACGTCCAGCCGCACTCCGGTGCGCAGGCGAACGCCGCCGCGATGTTCGCGCTGCTGAAGCCGGGCGACACGATCATGGGCCTGAACCTGGCGCACGGCGGTCACCTGACCCACGGCATGAAGATCAACTTCTCCGGCAAGCTCTACAACGTGGTCCCGTACCACGTCGACGACACCGGCGTCGTGGACATGGCCGAGGTCGAGCGCCTGGCCAAGGAGTCCAAGCCGAAACTGATCGTGGCCGGCTGGTCCGCCTACCCCCGCCAGCTGGACTTCGCCGCCTTCCGCCGCATCGCGGACGAGGTCGGCGCGTACCTGATGGTCGACATGGCGCACTTCGCCGGTCTGGTCGCCGCGGGCCTGCACCCCAACCCGGTGCCGCACGCCCACGTCGTCACCACCACCACGCACAAGACCCTCGGCGGTCCGCGCGGCGGCGTGATCCTCTCCACCCAGGAGCTCGCCAAGAAGATCAACTCGGCGGTCTTCCCGGGTCAGCAGGGCGGCCCGCTGGAGCACGTGATCGCGGCCAAGGCGGTCTCGTTCAAGATCGCGGCGGGCGAGGAGTTCAAGGAGCGCCAGCAGCGCACCCTGGACGGCGCCCGCATCCTCGCCGAGCGTCTGGTGCAGCCGGACGTCACCGAGGTGGGCGTCTCCGTGCTGTCCGGCGGTACGGACGTGCACCTGGTCCTCGTCGACCTGCGCAACTCCGAGCTGGACGGCCAGCAGGCCGAGGACCGGCTCCACGAGCTGGGCATCACGGTCAACCGGAACGCCATCCCGAACGACCCGCGGCCGCCGATGGTCACCTCGGGTCTGCGCATCGGCACGCCGGCGCTGGCCACCCGCGGCTTCCAGGCCGAGGACTTCACCGAGGTCGCGGAGATCATCGCGTCCGCGCTGAAGCCGTCCTACGACGCGGACGACCTGAAGGACCGCGTCGTCGCGCTCGCCGAGAAGTTCCCGCTGTACCCCGGTCTCAAGTAG
- the gcvH gene encoding glycine cleavage system protein GcvH, with protein sequence MSNPQQLRYSKEHEWLSAVEDGVATIGITEHAANALGDVVYAQLPEVGDTVTAGETCGELESTKSVSDLYSPVTGEVTASNQDVVDDPSLVNSAPFEGGWLFKVRVAAEPEDLLSADEYTAFSGN encoded by the coding sequence ATGAGCAACCCCCAGCAGCTGCGGTACAGCAAGGAGCACGAGTGGCTGTCGGCCGTCGAGGACGGTGTGGCCACGATCGGCATCACGGAGCACGCGGCCAACGCGCTCGGTGACGTCGTCTACGCCCAGCTCCCCGAGGTCGGTGACACGGTGACCGCGGGCGAGACCTGCGGCGAGCTGGAGTCGACCAAGTCGGTCAGCGACCTGTACTCGCCGGTGACCGGCGAGGTCACCGCCTCGAACCAGGACGTGGTGGACGACCCGTCGCTGGTGAACTCGGCTCCTTTCGAAGGCGGCTGGCTGTTCAAGGTACGCGTCGCGGCGGAGCCGGAGGACCTGCTCTCCGCCGACGAGTACACCGCGTTCTCCGGCAACTGA
- a CDS encoding ATP-binding protein, whose amino-acid sequence MTLQRYATTAGVAHGALPAQPGAPARERVGPHAPVVRDLRERAGRSPRGLHFTAGDVVVVSGLPGSGKSTLIGRTVSARAIDSQDTRDRWAARLPRLLPYALYRPLVRVAHYWGLWRVLRSGASVVVHDCGTQAWVRGWLARDARRRGRILHLVLLDVTPQAAREGQRERGRGVSGYAFARHRRAVGRLLRDTESGLLPLGCASAVLLDREAAGLLTRITFADAQSEV is encoded by the coding sequence ATGACGTTGCAGCGGTACGCGACGACCGCGGGGGTCGCGCACGGCGCACTGCCCGCGCAGCCGGGTGCACCGGCCAGGGAGCGGGTGGGCCCGCACGCGCCCGTCGTCCGGGACCTGCGGGAGCGGGCCGGGCGCAGCCCGCGCGGCCTGCACTTCACGGCGGGCGACGTGGTGGTGGTCTCCGGACTGCCCGGCAGCGGCAAGTCGACCCTGATCGGGCGGACCGTCTCCGCCCGCGCCATCGACTCCCAGGACACCAGGGACCGCTGGGCCGCCCGGCTGCCCCGCTTACTCCCGTACGCCCTCTACCGCCCGCTCGTCCGCGTCGCCCACTACTGGGGGCTGTGGCGGGTGCTGCGCTCCGGCGCCTCCGTCGTCGTGCACGACTGCGGCACCCAGGCCTGGGTCCGGGGCTGGCTCGCCCGGGACGCCCGGCGGCGCGGCCGCATCCTGCACCTCGTGCTCCTCGACGTCACCCCGCAGGCGGCGCGGGAGGGCCAGCGCGAGCGCGGGCGCGGAGTCTCCGGATACGCGTTCGCCCGCCACCGCAGGGCCGTGGGACGGCTGCTGCGCGACACCGAGTCGGGTCTGCTGCCCCTCGGATGCGCCTCGGCCGTACTGCTGGACCGTGAGGCGGCGGGACTGCTGACGCGCATCACATTCGCAGACGCACAGAGTGAGGTCTGA
- the gcvT gene encoding glycine cleavage system aminomethyltransferase GcvT — MSTAPRLTALDALHRSLGATMTDFAGWDMPLRYASERDEHIAVRTKAGLFDLSHMGEITVTGPAAVDLLNFALVGNIGTVSVGRARYTMICAEDGGILDDLIVYRLAETEYMVVANAGNAQIVLDALTARAGGFDAEVRDDRDAYALLAVQGPESPAILAAVTDADLDGLKYYAGLPGTVAGVPALIARTGYTGEDGFELFVAPRHAEQLWRALTEAGASRGLIPCGLSCRDTLRLEAGMPLYGHELTTALTPFDAGLGRVVKFEKEGDFVGRKALEAAAERAETAPPRKLVGLVAEGRRVPRAGFSVVADGQVIGEVTSGAPSPTLGRPIAMAYVDAAHATPGAEGVGVDIRGSHEPYEVVALPFYKRRK, encoded by the coding sequence ATGAGCACCGCCCCCCGTCTCACCGCCCTCGATGCCCTGCACCGTTCGCTGGGTGCGACCATGACCGACTTCGCGGGCTGGGACATGCCGCTGCGGTACGCCAGTGAGCGCGACGAGCACATCGCCGTCCGCACGAAGGCCGGCCTGTTCGACCTGTCCCACATGGGCGAGATCACCGTCACCGGTCCGGCCGCCGTGGACCTGCTGAACTTCGCGCTCGTCGGCAACATCGGCACCGTCTCGGTGGGCCGCGCCCGCTACACGATGATCTGCGCCGAGGACGGCGGCATCCTGGACGACCTGATCGTCTACCGCCTCGCCGAGACCGAGTACATGGTCGTCGCCAACGCGGGCAACGCGCAGATCGTGCTCGACGCGCTGACCGCCCGCGCCGGGGGCTTCGACGCCGAGGTGCGCGACGACCGCGACGCGTACGCGCTGCTCGCGGTGCAGGGCCCCGAGTCCCCCGCCATCCTGGCGGCCGTCACCGACGCCGACCTGGACGGTCTGAAGTACTACGCCGGGCTGCCCGGCACGGTCGCCGGGGTCCCCGCGCTGATCGCCCGTACCGGCTACACCGGCGAGGACGGCTTCGAGCTGTTCGTCGCTCCCCGGCACGCCGAGCAGCTGTGGCGGGCGCTCACCGAGGCCGGTGCCTCGCGCGGCCTGATCCCCTGCGGGCTGTCCTGCCGCGACACGCTGCGCCTGGAGGCGGGCATGCCGCTGTACGGGCACGAGCTGACGACCGCGCTGACCCCGTTCGACGCCGGTCTCGGCCGGGTCGTGAAGTTCGAGAAGGAGGGCGACTTCGTGGGCCGCAAGGCCCTGGAGGCGGCCGCCGAGCGCGCCGAGACCGCCCCGCCGCGCAAGCTCGTCGGCCTGGTGGCCGAGGGCCGCCGGGTGCCGCGCGCCGGCTTCTCCGTCGTCGCGGACGGCCAGGTCATCGGCGAGGTCACCTCGGGCGCCCCGTCGCCCACGCTCGGCAGGCCGATCGCCATGGCGTACGTCGACGCAGCGCACGCCACGCCCGGCGCCGAGGGTGTCGGCGTGGACATCCGGGGCAGCCACGAGCCGTACGAGGTCGTGGCGCTGCCGTTCTACAAGCGCCGGAAGTAG